Proteins encoded within one genomic window of Triticum aestivum cultivar Chinese Spring chromosome 2D, IWGSC CS RefSeq v2.1, whole genome shotgun sequence:
- the LOC123048334 gene encoding putative inorganic phosphate transporter 1-13: MPWRQPTQALMARKQLKVLHALDIATTQVYHFTAIAIAGMGFFTDAYDLFSISLVTDLLGRIYYTDGVLPVGVSALVNGVALCGTVVGQLFFGWLGDKVGRRHIYGVTLKLMVICSIASGLSFHRSRKSVITTLCFFRFWLGFGIGGDYPLSATIMAEYANKKTRGAFIAAVFAMQGLGNLAAGIVAIIVSQSFKHAPGYDHDPHWHADYVWRIILMVGAIPAILTYYWRMRMPETARFTALIAKDIKKASSNMALVLNIDIVAEIEEADVFNREHEFGFFTMEFVHRHGLHLLSTMICWFMLDMSFYLLNLFMKNIFTEVRFIKDASTMSPLDQTYNIARTQALITVIGTLPGFFFAVKFMDRIGRIKMQIVGFIMMSVFMLGLAIPQVLSKTIWYSRYGNIYFIVIYSAIMFFTDFGPNSTTFILPAEIFPARMRSTCHGIAGAGGKGGAITGVLWFLYANKGLPIILFVLVGCNIIGLVFTLILPETKKRSLEEVTGERGNDEDQGGFSLVRTPLFTI; encoded by the exons ATGCCATGGCGGCAGCCAACACAGGCATTGATGGCACGGAAGCAGCTCAAGGTGCTCCATGCCCTCGACATTGCGACGACGCAGGTGTACCACTTCACCGCCATCGCAATCGCCGGCATGGGCTTCTTCACTGATGCCTACGACCTCTTCTCCATTTCCCTCGTCACCGACCTCCTCGGCCGCATTTACTACACGGACGGTGTCCTCCCTGTCGGCGTCTCGGCGCTTGTCAACGGTGTTGCACTATGCGGCACGGTGGTCGGGCAGCTCTTCTTCGGATGGCTCGGCGACAAGGTGGGCCGGCGGCACATCTATGGTGTCACCCTGAAGCTCATGGTCATCTGCTCCATCGCCTCCGGCCTCTCCTTCCACCGTTCACGCAAGAGCGTCATTACCACGCTCTGTTTTTTTCGTTTTTGGCTTGGCTTTGGCATCGGTGGCGACTATCCACTCTCCGCTACGATCATGGCGGAGTACGCAAATAAGAAGACTCGTGGCGCCTTCATTGCCGCTGTATTCGCCATGCAG GGTCTAGGAAATCTTGCTGCTGGAATAGTTGCCATAATCGTCTCACAGTCATTCAAGCATGCACCAGGATATGACCATGACCCACACTGGCACGCTGACTATGTGTGGCGTATAATTCTCATGGTAGGCGCCATCCCTGCTATCCTGACTTATTATTGGCGCATGAGGATGCCCGAGACGGCACGCTTTACGGCGCTCATAGCTAAGGACATCAAGAAAGCTTCTTCAAACATGGCCTTGGTCCTTAACATCGACATCGTGGCTGAAATAGAAGAGGCTGATGTGTTCAACAGAGAGCATGAGTTTGGTTTCTTCACCATGGAGTTCGTCCATCGACATGGCCTCCACCTCCTTAGCACCATGATCTGTTGGTTTATGCTTGACATGTCATTTTACCTGCTCAACCTGTTCATGAAGAACATCTTTACCGAAGTTCGATTCATCAAAGATGCAAGCACAATGAGCCCGCTTGACCAAACATACAACATAGCAAGAACCCAAGCTCTCATTACCGTCATTGGCACGTTGCCGGGCTTCTTCTTTGCAGTCAAGTTCATGGACAGAATTGGTCGAATCAAGATGCAAATTGTAGGATTCATTATGATGAGCGTCTTCATGCTCGGGCTTGCTATTCCACAAGTGTTATCGAAAACGATATGGTATTCTCGCTACGGGAACATCTACTTCATTGTCATTTACTCGGCAATAATGTTCTTCACTGACTTCGGCCCCAACTCGACCACTTTCATCCTTCCAGCAGAGATCTTCCCAGCACGTATGCGGTCAACATGCCACGGCATAGCCGGTGCTGGCGGGAAGGGTGGTGCTATCACTGGTGTGCTTTGGTTCCTATATGCCAATAAAGGTCTCCCAATTATTCTCTTCGTGCTAGTTGGTTGCAACATAATTGGCTTGGTGTTCACGCTCATCTTACCAGAAACCAAAAAGAGGTCCCTTGAAGAGGTCACTGGTGAAAGAGGAAATGATGAGGACCAGGGAGGTTTTTCTCTTGTGAGAACACCTCTATTTACTATATAG